In Treponema primitia ZAS-2, a genomic segment contains:
- a CDS encoding GNAT family N-acetyltransferase, translated as MKALVKRRWRRAGRAEADRTETFLKDYEYYCVTACAKFLNRQSAKDHVWHLTDQEGTVSALLLHYGRALLPVFGKTGDIPLPHFMKNFLGRIPIHAVQGLLKDAAILENAMENLGYQAKDRRTYDLMALDKAPAQSGSGEFPPGLILRRPEFTDMDALFPLQAGYEQEEVLPKGAEFNAALCRLTLSRILSNEQALIACMDGRVVGKINTNAAAFSRTQIGGVYVLPEYRGRGIAGCMTTRFAGELIAQGRGITLFVKKENVPARAAYQKAGFSAVADYRISYYQ; from the coding sequence GTGAAGGCCCTGGTAAAACGCCGCTGGCGGAGAGCCGGCCGGGCGGAGGCGGATCGTACCGAAACCTTCCTCAAAGATTACGAGTATTACTGTGTAACCGCCTGCGCAAAATTCCTGAACAGGCAGTCCGCCAAGGATCATGTGTGGCATTTAACCGATCAGGAAGGAACCGTATCGGCCCTGCTCCTCCACTACGGCCGGGCCCTGCTTCCGGTCTTTGGGAAAACCGGGGATATACCCCTCCCCCATTTTATGAAAAATTTCCTGGGCAGGATTCCCATCCATGCGGTCCAGGGCCTGCTTAAGGATGCGGCGATTCTGGAAAATGCCATGGAAAATTTGGGCTATCAGGCAAAAGATCGCCGGACCTACGATCTTATGGCCCTGGACAAGGCGCCTGCCCAAAGCGGGTCCGGCGAGTTTCCCCCGGGACTTATATTACGCCGGCCGGAATTTACCGATATGGATGCCCTCTTTCCCCTCCAAGCCGGCTATGAGCAGGAAGAGGTTCTTCCCAAGGGGGCCGAATTCAACGCGGCTCTCTGTCGCCTCACCCTGAGTCGTATTTTGTCCAATGAGCAGGCGCTCATCGCCTGCATGGACGGGCGGGTGGTGGGAAAAATAAACACCAATGCCGCAGCTTTTTCCCGGACCCAGATAGGCGGGGTCTATGTGCTTCCCGAATACCGGGGCCGGGGTATAGCCGGCTGCATGACTACCCGGTTTGCCGGGGAGCTTATCGCCCAGGGCAGGGGCATTACCCTGTTTGTAAAAAAAGAAAACGTCCCCGCCCGGGCGGCCTATCAGAAGGCAGGTTTTTCCGCTGTGGCGGATTACCGGATCAGTTATTATCAGTGA
- a CDS encoding glycoside hydrolase family 3 protein, with protein sequence MTMQLRILSSFLLLVCLSVSRSLFAQSFTDPGDTDELAAALVAAMSDEEALAQTFMLGWVGAEPSPLIMDWIRDRHIGGVKIFGWNTGDTLRLAETVGTLQQTALAGKLKIPLLVATDQEGGWIRHVKGATSETPGNMAIGASGYPRDAYLSGYYIGRELALLGINMNFAPTVDIYTNRASTVIGPRSFGNDPVRAGLLGAAFMKGQQTAGVIATAKHYPGHGDTDLDSHGVLPRINADFDVLWDRELIPYRILARENIPAIMSGHLSFPNTQAGSAPASLSSWFLQDILRGRIGFRGLVITDDLMMNGATAWAGSLSQAAKQALLSGNDIVMLSKTPSLWDPVWTSLLASMRQEPAFRERVQDAARRIVAVKLEHLRGETAVPYVPNLAKVEAGLPDPEGSRFFLDLAARSVTILKGKEDVKNVFPLTTERAGKVFLAGQYLDFFSAGRAAYPGASAYWYTSEPGAIEEMLSYARRADTVIFCLSDAEGLGVLRSLRNLGKRVIVFSVLSPVYLDQVSWVDGALAVYSYAPESFVAGFSSMLGRIPAQGQLPLQALPGDGRPGS encoded by the coding sequence ATGACTATGCAACTGCGGATTTTATCATCCTTTCTGCTTCTGGTATGCCTTTCCGTTTCCAGGAGCCTTTTTGCCCAGAGCTTCACCGATCCCGGGGATACAGACGAGCTGGCGGCGGCCCTGGTGGCGGCCATGTCCGACGAGGAAGCCCTGGCCCAGACCTTCATGCTGGGCTGGGTGGGGGCGGAACCTTCGCCTTTAATCATGGACTGGATTCGGGACCGGCATATCGGGGGGGTGAAGATCTTCGGGTGGAATACCGGGGATACCCTGCGCCTGGCGGAAACCGTGGGAACCCTCCAGCAGACGGCCCTGGCGGGGAAGCTTAAGATTCCCCTACTGGTAGCCACGGATCAGGAGGGGGGCTGGATTCGGCATGTGAAGGGCGCCACCAGCGAGACTCCCGGGAATATGGCCATCGGCGCTTCGGGGTATCCCCGGGACGCTTACCTTTCGGGGTACTATATTGGGCGGGAGCTGGCGCTCCTGGGGATCAACATGAACTTTGCGCCTACGGTGGATATTTACACTAACCGGGCCTCCACGGTTATCGGGCCCCGGTCCTTTGGGAACGATCCGGTGCGGGCGGGGCTTTTGGGAGCGGCTTTCATGAAGGGCCAGCAGACCGCGGGGGTTATTGCCACGGCAAAGCATTACCCGGGCCACGGGGACACGGACCTGGATTCTCATGGGGTACTGCCCCGGATCAATGCGGACTTTGATGTGCTCTGGGACCGGGAGCTTATCCCCTACCGTATCTTAGCCAGGGAAAACATTCCTGCGATCATGAGCGGGCACTTATCCTTTCCCAATACCCAAGCGGGGTCCGCGCCGGCTTCCCTGTCATCCTGGTTTTTGCAGGACATACTCCGGGGGCGTATCGGGTTCCGGGGGCTCGTCATCACCGACGACCTTATGATGAACGGGGCTACTGCCTGGGCGGGAAGCCTTTCCCAGGCGGCGAAACAGGCCCTGCTTTCAGGTAACGATATTGTCATGCTTTCCAAAACCCCCAGCCTTTGGGATCCTGTCTGGACCAGTCTGCTGGCCTCCATGAGGCAGGAGCCGGCTTTCCGGGAACGGGTACAGGACGCGGCCCGCAGGATTGTTGCGGTAAAGCTGGAACATCTGCGGGGGGAAACTGCGGTACCCTATGTGCCGAATCTGGCAAAGGTAGAGGCGGGGCTGCCGGACCCCGAGGGGAGCCGCTTCTTCCTGGACCTGGCGGCCCGCAGCGTTACTATTCTTAAAGGAAAAGAAGATGTAAAAAACGTTTTTCCCTTGACCACGGAAAGGGCGGGAAAAGTTTTTCTGGCAGGCCAATATTTGGATTTTTTCAGCGCCGGAAGAGCCGCCTATCCCGGGGCTTCCGCTTACTGGTACACATCCGAACCTGGGGCGATAGAAGAAATGCTGAGCTATGCCCGCCGGGCGGACACCGTTATTTTCTGCCTCTCCGATGCCGAGGGGCTGGGGGTTCTGCGCAGTTTGCGGAACCTGGGTAAACGGGTGATCGTTTTTTCCGTCTTGAGCCCAGTCTACCTTGACCAGGTTTCCTGGGTGGACGGGGCCCTGGCGGTTTACAGTTATGCCCCGGAATCCTTTGTGGCGGGCTTCTCATCCATGCTGGGCCGTATCCCCGCCCAGGGGCAGCTTCCCCTGCAGGCACTTCCCGGGGACGGCAGGCCAGGGAGCTGA
- a CDS encoding helix-turn-helix transcriptional regulator: MANRKNLPKTALPRIYFIDKEIASGKYPNTKALAKLYETGTATISRDIEFMRDRLGAPIEYDYFHKGYYYTEKTFRLPAAFTSADDMLALGMAKTLLSLYQNTPIYEAARQLVDAITAPLEDPGKTRWYEDRIVVPPIPSVQFSPELWQTITEALGENRILNFEYRSSWYTAFETRRVRPYQLLFDNGSWYLYGYAEERRGMRMFSLPRIRKISLSDKTFTLPTGYDFRTKTEGSYFGAYSNERKQRYCINFYGEAALRIQERQWAADQRIDEIPSRGKGRNRKAPPEGVTLSFTSAQYGKVLELVLASGRDALPLEPPELVEDWLANVGDMARRARIIRR; the protein is encoded by the coding sequence ATGGCAAACCGAAAGAACCTCCCCAAGACCGCCCTCCCCCGGATCTACTTTATCGATAAAGAAATCGCCTCCGGCAAGTACCCCAACACCAAAGCCCTGGCCAAACTCTACGAAACCGGAACCGCCACCATCAGCCGGGACATCGAGTTCATGCGGGACCGGCTGGGCGCCCCTATCGAGTACGACTATTTTCACAAAGGCTATTACTACACCGAAAAAACCTTCCGCCTCCCCGCAGCCTTTACCTCCGCCGACGACATGCTGGCCCTGGGCATGGCAAAGACCCTGCTTTCCCTGTACCAAAATACCCCGATCTACGAAGCCGCCCGCCAGTTGGTGGACGCCATCACCGCTCCCCTGGAGGACCCCGGCAAGACCCGCTGGTACGAGGACCGCATCGTGGTCCCCCCGATCCCCTCGGTACAGTTTTCGCCGGAACTCTGGCAAACCATCACCGAAGCCCTGGGGGAAAACCGCATCCTCAATTTCGAGTACCGGAGCTCCTGGTATACCGCCTTTGAAACCCGCCGGGTCCGCCCCTACCAACTGCTCTTTGATAACGGTTCATGGTATCTCTACGGCTATGCGGAAGAACGCCGGGGTATGCGGATGTTCTCCCTCCCCCGGATACGAAAGATAAGCCTGTCGGACAAAACCTTTACCCTTCCCACAGGATATGATTTCCGCACTAAAACTGAGGGCAGTTATTTTGGCGCCTATTCAAATGAACGGAAACAGCGTTACTGCATTAATTTTTACGGCGAGGCGGCCCTGCGTATCCAGGAACGGCAATGGGCGGCGGATCAGCGTATTGACGAAATCCCCAGCCGTGGCAAAGGCCGGAATAGAAAAGCCCCGCCTGAGGGGGTTACCCTTAGTTTCACCAGCGCCCAGTACGGCAAGGTCCTGGAACTGGTCCTGGCATCGGGCCGGGACGCCCTGCCCCTGGAACCGCCGGAACTGGTGGAGGACTGGCTAGCCAATGTGGGGGATATGGCGAGGAGGGCGAGGATCATACGGCGGTAG
- a CDS encoding nucleotidyltransferase domain-containing protein, with product MEQAVQDQLNDIKNVIVSTIPVEQIYLFGSYAYGTPRADSDLDLYVIMKDDAPYDALDAELMISSAVHRHKSISADILVLKKSRFQYRLGALTLEHEVAEKGIIIYG from the coding sequence ATGGAACAGGCAGTACAGGACCAGCTCAATGATATCAAAAACGTAATTGTGTCTACCATTCCGGTGGAACAGATTTACCTCTTTGGGTCCTATGCTTATGGAACACCCCGTGCCGATTCGGACCTGGATTTATATGTGATAATGAAGGATGACGCCCCCTATGATGCATTGGATGCGGAACTCATGATTTCCAGCGCTGTACACAGGCACAAATCAATTTCCGCCGATATACTGGTCCTCAAAAAATCCCGGTTTCAATACCGGCTTGGTGCGCTTACCCTTGAACATGAGGTAGCGGAAAAAGGGATCATTATTTATGGATAA
- a CDS encoding HEPN domain-containing protein: MDKMDNTEYAREWLYFAEMDLSSAEFLLEKHPVPMEIICYHCQQSAEKCLKGFLVINGVMPPKNHDLKELYNLCEPFNSNIGAIMAQCDALDPYGVQPRYPREIAITEQKMNAAIQNAKAIFSFMQPLIQSK; the protein is encoded by the coding sequence ATGGATAAAATGGACAATACGGAATATGCCCGGGAATGGCTCTATTTTGCAGAAATGGATCTAAGCAGCGCAGAGTTCCTTTTGGAAAAACACCCTGTACCCATGGAAATAATTTGTTATCATTGCCAACAGTCCGCAGAAAAATGCTTAAAAGGGTTTTTGGTTATAAATGGGGTTATGCCGCCAAAGAACCATGATCTAAAAGAGCTGTATAATCTTTGTGAACCCTTCAACTCTAACATCGGTGCAATTATGGCTCAGTGCGATGCTTTGGATCCATATGGCGTTCAACCAAGATACCCAAGAGAAATAGCGATAACTGAACAAAAAATGAATGCCGCAATACAAAATGCAAAGGCCATCTTTTCCTTCATGCAGCCATTAATTCAAAGTAAGTAG
- a CDS encoding exonuclease domain-containing protein, protein MYTRRFWVDTETTGLDSRKHFAFQISYLIEENNRLLLERTLEMRPDNYKQFEFDSEAEDVHGYSKEKILSLPSESEQFGVLLEDLQQYGENRLTITGYNVSFDIYFLRALFARETALQDTRNESSKQKAKKFYDYFDYMHCDVMQLVQAYRVAGKLDLPSIELEKVCRHFGISTEGAHNSMADIVNTKAVFDRLVDR, encoded by the coding sequence ATGTATACACGCCGTTTTTGGGTAGACACCGAAACCACCGGACTTGATTCGCGGAAACATTTTGCGTTTCAAATTTCATATCTCATTGAAGAAAATAACCGGCTGCTCCTTGAGCGCACCCTGGAAATGCGCCCGGATAATTATAAACAGTTTGAGTTCGACTCGGAGGCCGAAGATGTCCATGGGTATTCAAAGGAAAAGATTTTGTCCCTCCCTTCTGAATCAGAACAGTTCGGCGTACTTCTTGAAGACCTGCAACAATATGGGGAAAATCGGCTTACCATAACCGGGTATAACGTGTCCTTTGATATTTATTTTCTACGAGCCCTTTTTGCGCGGGAAACTGCGTTGCAAGATACTCGGAACGAATCGTCGAAACAGAAAGCAAAGAAATTTTATGATTACTTTGATTACATGCACTGTGACGTCATGCAGTTGGTCCAGGCCTATCGGGTCGCCGGGAAACTTGATTTGCCCAGTATTGAACTGGAGAAGGTATGCAGGCATTTCGGTATCAGCACTGAAGGCGCCCACAACAGTATGGCAGATATTGTGAATACCAAGGCGGTTTTTGACCGGCTGGTTGACAGGTAG
- a CDS encoding endonuclease/exonuclease/phosphatase family protein — MKIVSWNCGSTFGKGLTPGKGIEIQNISSDAAILVIQEINEDECKNIHGFENFKWYGDHYNDEPGGIAVFVQKGYEINFIPKSEFGIKFRYVIPFSVKGEKEFTLVAVWAKGKPYYYTESILLALYEYQINHPAIIIGDFNTGSQKNKDSYYEYLEKGLNNKQFYNCDKADDPSYTFFRGERSYIDDYCFASEKISLSAELIVVDTDKFENQSDHRPIIVDFNF; from the coding sequence ATGAAGATTGTAAGTTGGAATTGTGGTAGTACTTTTGGGAAAGGATTAACTCCAGGTAAAGGCATTGAAATTCAAAATATTTCTTCAGATGCTGCCATCCTTGTCATTCAGGAAATAAACGAGGATGAATGTAAAAACATTCATGGGTTTGAGAATTTCAAATGGTATGGAGATCATTATAATGACGAGCCGGGTGGAATCGCAGTTTTTGTCCAAAAAGGGTATGAAATAAATTTTATTCCAAAGTCAGAATTTGGAATAAAATTTAGATATGTAATTCCCTTTTCTGTAAAAGGAGAAAAAGAATTTACATTGGTAGCTGTATGGGCAAAAGGAAAACCTTATTATTATACAGAATCAATCCTTTTGGCATTGTACGAATATCAAATAAATCATCCTGCAATAATAATTGGAGATTTTAATACAGGTAGTCAAAAAAATAAAGATTCTTACTATGAATATCTTGAGAAAGGATTAAATAATAAGCAATTTTATAATTGTGATAAAGCCGATGATCCATCATATACATTTTTTAGAGGAGAAAGATCGTATATTGACGATTATTGCTTTGCTTCTGAAAAGATATCATTGTCGGCTGAATTAATTGTTGTTGACACAGATAAATTTGAAAATCAATCTGATCATCGTCCAATTATTGTAGATTTCAATTTTTAA